DNA from Lentibacillus amyloliquefaciens:
CCATATGGTTACCAGGGGGAAGATGGCGAGCTGACAGGTGCATCACCGGAGATTACGAAAGCGGTATTTGCAGAACTGGGAGTCGATAATATGGATGGGCAACTGGCAGACTTCGGTCAATTAATTCCAGGCCTGAATGCAGGCAACTATGACGTAGTGACAGCAGCTATGGCAATTAACCCGGATCGCTGTGAAAACGCAGACTTTGGTGAACCGGAAATGACATACGGGGAAGGTATTGTTGTACCTGAGGGCAACCCGATGGATATTCACAGCTATAGTGATATAGCCGAATCAGGTGCCAACGTATCCATCATGTCCGGGGCAACTGAAATCGGGTACGCACAGGAGATGGGTGTGTCTGAAGACCAGATACAGGAAGCTGCCGATATCCCTTCTACAATTTCAGCCGTTCAATCCGGTCGTGCTGACGTAACAACGGCTACGGAAATGACATTGAGAATGGCAATGGAAACGGCCAGTGGCGATGTCGAATTTGTAGAGGACTTCGAGCAGCCGGATATTGAGGGCGTTCCAAGCTATGGGGCTGCTGTTTTCCATCAGGATAACGATGAATTGCGTGAAGCATATAATGAAGAACTGCAAAAGCTGATTGACGATGGAACAGTTGCTGAAATTCTGGAAAATAACGGCTTTGATCCCGAGAGCAACGCACCACCGGAAGATATCACGACTGAACAAATCTGCAGCGGAGAAGAATACTAATGATAGCAAGAAATCTATAATACTAGCTTGACACGACTCCACAGGGTCCGGCTCCCTCACCCAGGGGGTCTGACCCTTTTATTTTGTGAACTTCTATCTTAAAGGAGTGATTATCATTAACGCAATCAGTGAAATATTCCCTGTTCTGATGCAAGGAATTGGGATAACAATCCAGGTATTGATTGGTTCCATTATCCTCGGATATTTAATGGCTTTCATTGCCGGCTTTTGCCGCTTATCTAAAAATCCAATCATCAAATATTTAACCACGTTTTATGTTGAAGTTTTTCGCGGGACATCCTTAATCGTACAATTGTTTTGGCTATACTATGCATTGCCGATTTTATTTGGAATCGATTTGGGAAGCGATTATCTTGCAGGTGTGCTTGCGATCGCCCTCAACTATGGTGCATATATGTCGGAAATTGTACGTGGCTCCATATTGGCTGTTTCAAAAGGCCAGACAGAGGCTGCCACGGCACTTAATATGTCAAGTTTTCAGCGTATGCGCCTGGTTATTTTCCCACAGGCCGTCCGCATGATGCTCCCGGAATTCGGCAACTACCTCATTCAAATGCTTAAAGCGACATCTCTTGTGTCGCTAATCGGTATGACAGACATCTTATATTACGGTGACATCCTGAGAAGCAACAACCTGTCCCAGGCACCGACTGTCTATTTCCTGGTACTTATATTCTATTTCATTATGGCACTGCCATTAATATGGCTGACCAAGAAAATGGAAGCAGCATCGAAGAAAGGAGTGGCCTAGTTGGACAACAGTAACTGGCAATGGGATACATTCTTTGAAGCATTCCCGATGGTATTAGAAGGATTAGGAATTACGTTAGGGTTAACAGTTGCAACCTATTTATTTGCACTTATATTTGGCTTTGTCTGGACATTGCTGAGTGCAATCCGGTTCAAACCATTAAAGTGGCTGTTCAGATGGGTCATGGAATTCATACGGTCAACCCCCCCTCTTGTACAGCTGTTTTTCATTTTCTATGCATGGCCGATGGTCCCTGTTGTAGGGTTCGCCCTGGATCCATTCACGAGTGCCATTCTTGGTCTGGGCATACACTTCAGTACTTATATCGGTGAAGTGTATCGTTCAGGTATTGAAGCTGTTGAGGACGGCCAATGGGAAGCAGCCCGGGCACTTAACTTTTCAACCGGGGACAAATGGGTGAGAATTATTTTGCCGCAAGCTATTCCACCGACCATTCCGATGCTTGGCAACTACTTGATTATTATGTTCAAGGAAATTCCCCTGGCATCAACAATTGGTGTGGCAGGAATATTGAATCTTGCAAACTCATATGGAGCGGCAAACTTCAGGTACCTTGAGCCATTAACAATTGTTGCCCTCTTATTCCTTGTACTCAGCTATCCGTCTGCTATATTGATAAATAGACTGGAACGGCGGATGAATCGTCGTTTTGATAAAAAAGAAACAAGCGGCAGCAAAACAATTAAAGAGGAAAAGGAAGGAGCTGCATCATAATGACTGAAGCAATCGTAAGTTATAAAGATGTTTATAAATCTTTTGGTGATACAGAAGTGCTGACAGGTATTAACCTTGATATCAACCCGGCGGAAAAGGTGGCAGTCAT
Protein-coding regions in this window:
- the ehuB gene encoding ectoine/hydroxyectoine ABC transporter substrate-binding protein EhuB — translated: MKKLLAASIFGILILFLAACGGGSDDSSGSDDGSSGDSGSESESSGDSKLAEIQESGTVTVGFANEEPYGYQGEDGELTGASPEITKAVFAELGVDNMDGQLADFGQLIPGLNAGNYDVVTAAMAINPDRCENADFGEPEMTYGEGIVVPEGNPMDIHSYSDIAESGANVSIMSGATEIGYAQEMGVSEDQIQEAADIPSTISAVQSGRADVTTATEMTLRMAMETASGDVEFVEDFEQPDIEGVPSYGAAVFHQDNDELREAYNEELQKLIDDGTVAEILENNGFDPESNAPPEDITTEQICSGEEY
- the ehuC gene encoding ectoine/hydroxyectoine ABC transporter permease subunit EhuC, which produces MNAISEIFPVLMQGIGITIQVLIGSIILGYLMAFIAGFCRLSKNPIIKYLTTFYVEVFRGTSLIVQLFWLYYALPILFGIDLGSDYLAGVLAIALNYGAYMSEIVRGSILAVSKGQTEAATALNMSSFQRMRLVIFPQAVRMMLPEFGNYLIQMLKATSLVSLIGMTDILYYGDILRSNNLSQAPTVYFLVLIFYFIMALPLIWLTKKMEAASKKGVA
- the ehuD gene encoding ectoine/hydroxyectoine ABC transporter permease subunit EhuD, with amino-acid sequence MDNSNWQWDTFFEAFPMVLEGLGITLGLTVATYLFALIFGFVWTLLSAIRFKPLKWLFRWVMEFIRSTPPLVQLFFIFYAWPMVPVVGFALDPFTSAILGLGIHFSTYIGEVYRSGIEAVEDGQWEAARALNFSTGDKWVRIILPQAIPPTIPMLGNYLIIMFKEIPLASTIGVAGILNLANSYGAANFRYLEPLTIVALLFLVLSYPSAILINRLERRMNRRFDKKETSGSKTIKEEKEGAAS